The region aaggaaaggaaacaaggGTAGAAAAAGATAGAAGAGAGACGGTGAAAAAAGGCAGGGTTAAAGAGAGAGTGAAGATGATGGTGGGAAGTGCAGAGTCAGGGAGGAGGGGCATCAGAGTCAAACAGGgactgagaaagaggaggggatgaagagaatgagagagagataaatcagTTACATGACTCAGGTTTGTTCAGAAAGCTGCCAGAGCTGCAGCTATCTGCAGACCTCTGCAGATGGAGGTTGAGGACGGAGCCGAGCTCTGCTTTCCACAGTTCCCAAACACCTCCTGCAGGAAGCCCTCGTCTCTTTGGCCCAAAACACTGCTTATCTACATTGTGTGCTACTCCATCTCTCTGACCACTGTGACTCTCAACCTGCTAATCATCATCTCAATCTCCCACTTCAGGCAGATATTAACTTCTTTGTTTCGCTTTACAGGATTTGTAACGTTAAAATGTGAACAGCTGCTGTATATTTACAAGAATTGTCTTTGAGTTAGTTCTGAATGATGTTGCTCCAAATGTCTTGAGCCATCTCCAAATGACTTTGATGCCAGAGACTGTTGTTCATGTCTACCTTGTTACCAATATTAATAATTGCTTTCTGTCCACCATAACCTCAACCAAGTCATTTCATCTGTCTCCTCTTACTGATGTAGGggattgaaaaatatttaaacttatatggattttatattttaaattttgagtACTGGTTAGGGTTGTTCTGTCAGTGTTGTTGGTTTAGTGatacttttctctttccctgcaGGCAGCTCCACACACCCACCAACATCCTCCTCCACTCTCTGGCTGTTTCAGACTTTCTAGTGGGCCTCATGCTGATGCCTGTAGAAGTTCTCCGACAAACATCCTGCTGGTTTCTTGatgactttttgtgttttctttataattatcTTTCAATCATCATTACTGTATCCTCAATAGGTGACATAGTGCTCATATCAGTTGACCGTTATGTGGCTATTTGTGACCCTCTGCATTACAACACCAGAATCACTCTGAACAGAGTtaaactctgtgtttttctgtgttggctCTATTCTGCTTCCTACAGCTTTCTCTTTGTGAAGGATGACCTGTATCAACCGGGGAGGTATAATTCCTGCTACGGAGAATGTTTGTTGTTCATTGACTTTTTCACAGGACTAATAGATCTTATTTTGTCCTTTATTGTTCCAGTTACTGTCATCGTAGCTCTGTATCTGAGAGTATTTGCTGTGGCTGTGTCTCAGGCTCGTGCCATGCGCTCTCACATTACAGCTGTCACACTCAAGCTGTCAGTGActccaaaggcaaagaaatcTGAGCTGAAAGCAGTCAGGACTCTTGGTGTTCTGGTAGTTGTGTTTCTAATATGTTACTGTCCATTTTACTGTGTTTCTGTTGCAGGTGACACCTTGGTCAGTGCTTCATTTGCATCCTATGTTCTCGTTGTGTTCTATTCTAACTCGTGTCTTAACCCTGTGATCTATGCCTTGTTTTACCCCTGGTttagaaaagcagttaaactcaCAGTTACTCTTCAGATACTGCAGCCTGGCTCCTGTGAGACCAACATGCTGTAGAGAGGCTGTGGAGAGACTGAGATCAGACTTGGTCTAAATATTAAATGCTTTTCAGTGACTGAAATTTCaaatacagaaagtgaagaTATAATTTCCTGTCTTTAAGTCTAAATTGTGTATGATCAACAATTGAAATGCCTGTTCTTCAGCTCTATCttgttgtgtattgtgtctctctgatgctgctgcatttaaagaaagagtCATAAGAACCATATACTGTTTCTAGGAAATCACTAGTGACATGAAACATTTCAACCCAACACAACAAAAGCGCTATGAACGCTTTGTATGTATGTCTCAAAATTTCGTCAAAGCATCATCTCTGTgatttgtgttgattttgttgCAAACAGAAATCCCAGGCCTCCTCGGCCTCTGTttcactgataaaaaaagaacagcccCACTTTCCCGTCAAGTATAGAAAAACATCAGCTGTGAACTGTAGTTGTGTTTCACATAAAACTGTCAGTACAAAAAGATCTTGGGCCCTTTACAAAATTGTTGGAATCATTTCAATTTAGTGTCATTCATATGTTATCCCtagttaacatacagtatattgtcttTATGACATAATTATGTGAAGCAATAAGAAGTCCTTTTGCAAGAAGCAAAATAATAGATTATTTGAAAAGACAGGATTATCTACAGTTCTCCAGATCATTGCAGTCACATTTACAGAGAAACATGTAATCATAGGACAGAGAAAGTTCAAGTTTAACAAATTATGTAAAGAGCAATGGATTGCaatttttaatcagttttattAGAAAATCATCAGAATTGTCATTTACATACGTGCTCAAATTTGTTGTTACCCCTCCACAAAAAACGAAGAATGCacaattttctctgaaataacTTGAAACGGACANNNNNNNNNNNNNNNNNNNNNNNNNNNNNNNNNNNNNNNNNNNNNNNNNNNNNNNNNNNNNNNNNNNNNNNNNNNNNNNNNNNNNNNNNNNNNNNNNNNNCATCACTTTTCAGGAGGAATgaagcattatttcaatgagctgtaagggtaccaacaaatttgagcacatCTGTATTTAATGTTACATAGCATAGAGATTTGTTGTAAAGTGGCATTTGATAATAAATAGACATTCACAATGTAatattgtgtctttttatcaatttttcacactgatgtgaaatgacaagagacaataatgacatgttgaaaaGGGGGAAACCAACCCTAGTCTGATTCAGGCAGTTGTTGAAGCCTGAGTCCTTTTTTTGGTGGTCCACGTTTAGTTCCACCTGGATGACAGATGCCTGCAGAAACCCCTTATCATAGCAGCCTGTACCATGCAACAATTATTGTTCAGCTACATTATCTGCAAACTTAAACTGCCCCAGTGATTACTCTCTGCTGACTCTCCAGAAGATGGAGCTGTTGACTTATATTTTTCAGGATAGAAGTTAAGTAAAGCAGTGATGATAAGATGAATAGTGGGTTAGTCAAGTCAACCATTGTCAAAGTCCAAGAACAGGACTTGTCAGGACCAAGTCCAAATGAAAGACAGAACAGAATCTTCTTCAAGACCACTTAGTTACCTGTTCATAATGTATGTTGTGCAACAGACgctatatcttttattttaaggtaatcactttgcattactttttgtaaTGATCCAAAAGCAAGTACAGTGTTGTTACACAACTTAAAATTGATACTTGATAAAATTAGGCTATAGACAGTTGTCACAGGGGtcccttaaaaaaatacacatgttCCCATTCTTGAACTTATCACGTGTCTTGAAGAATCCACACTACAAAGTGCTGAGTGACATTGTATTTGTGGcaaaaatcaaaacaagttGTACTTCTCGGCCTCTAATAATACAGGTAAAAACAGCAGGGTCCACGCAGCTTTGCTAATTGGCCCATATTTATCATCAAGGGTTTTATTGGAAATTTCCTTAGGTACGTAAGGTATATCAAATGTGGCCAATTACACTCATCCTAGAGCTGAGAAATATAGTACACCCAAAAGTACAGTAAATGAAAGAGCAAGACACTCCAATGGGGTTATTGACTATTGCTACCATGGAAACTGTttatttcacttcatcaaagtaCCAAAAATGTAGTCTATTTAGCAACACTTTGATAAGATTCAGTAatctctgttcttttctttctgagGAGGACTAGGCTCTCCTTCGTAACCTGCATGCCACAACACACATTTGGCGTAGCTGTATTGTTGTCTAGATGGAAACAATAACGTTCAGAGTCGTAGGGCTTAAACTTGCTGtgaagtgacagaaacagatTGAgatgatttagaaaaaaaggtgtGGTAATATGACATAAACTGGGAGAACTATTGGGGAGTTGTGACCCTGGGAAGAAACTGTAAGAGGGCAATGAAAATCAGGAGTCTCCAGGGAAAATGGGAAGGTTTGGAGAGTAGGACTAGAGAAGTAGATGAAGTAGTCGGCACAAAAAACTGGTGTTGTTAtgatacagtgaggaaaataagtatttgaacaccctgctattttgcaagttctcccacttagaaatcatggaggggtctggaATTGTCATCGTAAGAGCAtatccactgtgagagacataatctaaaaacaaatccagaaatcacaatgtatgattatacacacacacaaaaaaaaagaacatgaatatTGTCCCGAGACTGAGCGTCATACATTATTTACGATCAGCAACATAAACAATTTAAGGGATAGGCTTGTGCCCTAAGGAATGATTGGTCTTGAGAAAAAATTTCTGGAAATATATCCAATAAAAAAGTTTGGGAGTCACAAGAAATGTTCACTTTTTGTAGGTTTTCCAAAATGTCCTTAACGCCCTTCCAGAAGTTATGTATGATGGGGCAATCCCAAAAGATGTGAGTTTGATCATCAACCAAACCACAGTTCCTCCAACATTTGTCCTTCATAGTACTCTTGGTGAGGAAGGATTTTAATGGAGTCCTGAAAATTCTAATCTTTGTCTTCCAATCAAACTCCCTCCAAAACTGACTGCCAACACCCTTATGAAATCCTGAGCAAATGTCAACCCAAACATCGTCATCGAAGGAAACCTTCAGCTCCAATTCCCattgttgttttatgtgttgtgtaTTATCTGACAGG is a window of Etheostoma cragini isolate CJK2018 chromosome 11, CSU_Ecrag_1.0, whole genome shotgun sequence DNA encoding:
- the LOC117952913 gene encoding trace amine-associated receptor 13c-like, whose product is MEVEDGAELCFPQFPNTSCRKPSSLWPKTLLIYIVCYSISLTTVTLNLLIIISISHFRQLHTPTNILLHSLAVSDFLVGLMLMPVEVLRQTSCWFLDDFLCFLYNYLSIIITVSSIGDIVLISVDRYVAICDPLHYNTRITLNRVKLCVFLCWLYSASYSFLFVKDDLYQPGRYNSCYGECLLFIDFFTGLIDLILSFIVPVTVIVALYLRVFAVAVSQARAMRSHITAVTLKLSVTPKAKKSELKAVRTLGVLVVVFLICYCPFYCVSVAGDTLVSASFASYVLVVFYSNSCLNPVIYALFYPWFRKAVKLTVTLQILQPGSCETNML